The Arachis hypogaea cultivar Tifrunner chromosome 14, arahy.Tifrunner.gnm2.J5K5, whole genome shotgun sequence DNA window ttaaaggaaaattttcacaaacaaataaaaaaaaataaaacacacaTTAAATAACAAATACTATATTCTACCACGTACAaacaaataacaaatattattagaaatataattatttatatttttttatgaacttaaatttaaaaaaaatgatatcataaaaaatattatattttggcaagaaaaaaaaatagatactACATAAATCACTAAAGAATTAAGCCAACAATCTGAGCCGCCATCCACATACAATAATGACAATATCATGAATTATACTAAAAGTACACAAATATATATGTACCATGATACATGATCATAGTCAAAGTAAGACAATAAAACAACGAAGAAGTCAGAATACATCTGCTGACGGTTTGAATCCAGGAGCATTATTACGAGTTTACTATACTTTTAGTTGTTGAGCACGTTTTATATATATGTTCCAATAATTCCTCCATTTAATTCCACTTATGCCCCTAATCTGATCGATGCATATAAATATCCCCCCTCTCCGTGCCTAATTCTTCACCAAAATACCAAACACATAGCTAATAAGCTTTGCTATCCCAAAGAACATAGCGAAGCTTTGCTATCCAAAAAACACATCTAAGAAAAGATGGTGTCTGTGAGTGAGATCCGCAACGTTCAAAGAGCAGAAGGCCCTGCAACTGTATTGGCAATTGGCACAGCAAATCCATCAAATTGTGTTGATCAGAGTACATATGCTGATTACTATTTCAGAGTAACTAATAGCGAGCACATGACTGATCTCAAGAAGAAATTTCAGCGCATTTGTATGTATTTTTATTAACTGTtttagctttattttatttaatatttattaagaaaaaaattatcattttacttttatattaattaaaatgcaAAATTAACATATTATACAATATATCATATTCACCGTTTGATATTAACAGTAATAACTACTCAATAATAATATTACTTTTATAATTACAAATTTGGATAAATTATATATTCAAATGGTACTTAAAGATTTAAGTCACTTCGAAAATAACTCAAgaataatattattgctatatatttCATTTTCTAGACTTTATCAAAGGTAATGATGGATACGAATTACACATTATTATTTCAGGTGAAAGAACACAGATTAAGAATAGACATATGTACTTAACGGAAGAGATACTGAAAGAGAATCCTAACATGTGTGCATACAAGGCACCGTCGTTGGATGCAAGGGAAGATATGATGATCAGGGAGGTACCAAGGGTTGGAAAAGAGGCTGCAACCAAGGCCATCAAAGAATGGGGACAGCCAATGTCTAAAATCACACATTTGATCTTCTGCACCACCAGCGGTGTTGCATTGCCTGGCGTTGATTACGAACTCATCGTACTCTTAGGGCTCGACCCATGCGTCAAGAGGTACATGATGTACCACCAAGGTTGCTTCGCTGGCGGTACTGTTCTTCGTTTGGCTAAGGACTTGGCTGAAAACAATAAGGATGCTCGTGTTCTTATCGTTTGTTCTGAGAATACCGCAGTCACTTTCCGTGGTCCTAGTGAGACAGACATGGATAGTCTTGTAGGACAAGCATTGTTTGCGGATGGAGCTGCTGCGATTATCATTGGTTCTGATCCTGTGCCAGAGGTTGAGAAGCCTATCTTTGAGATTGTTTCGACCGATCAAAAGCTCGTCCCTGGTAGCCATGGAGCTATCGGTGGTCTCCTTCGTGAAGTTGGGCTTACATTCTATCTTAACAAGAGTGTTCCAGATATTATTTCGCAAAATATCAACGACGCACTCAGTAAAGCTTTTGATCCACTGGGCATATCTGATTATAACTCAATATTTTGGATTGCACACCCTGGTGGACGTGCAATTTTAGACCAGGTTGAACAGAAGGTGAACTTGAAACCAGAAAAAATGAAAGCTACTAGAGATGTGCTTAGCAATTATGGTAATATGTCAAGTGCATGTGTGTTCTTCATCATGGATTTGATGAGGAAGAAGTCTCTTGAAGAAGGACTTAAAACCACAGGTGAAGGACTTGATTGGGGTGTACTTTTTGGTTTTGGTCCTGGTCTCACCATTGAAACCGTTGTTCTTCGCAGTGTGGCCATCTAATACACTTAATTATATATCTATCTCTGAAAATATATTATTgcattattttttaatagtttttttggCTCCAAAATAAGGTCTTGATTGGCCCTTATATTATTAATTGAGAGAAAAGTTAGACAAAGTTGTTTATAGTTATTTGTTTATGCGAAGATTCAACATCAAAACTTGTAACTGTTAGTAAAGTATAAATCAAATTCTTTTCTTTTGAGCAACATGTCACATTCCAATATATATTTGGGTTGCATTTTCATCTAAAACAATTATAAGCACCTTCGTATGAGGATCCatttataataaagtaaaaaagtATTAGCTATGATAGTATTACCCCCAACCCTTGCCTCTACTCCATCTTCTCTTACCCTTACATACACCGAACTCATTTTGCATTTTGTCATCCCTAGTTATTGCAAAGCCGCAAATTCGCAGATTGACGATGTTGTCTTTAATTTGGAAGACATTATTGTTATTGGTTGTTATTGTTGCTGCTAGTGGCTATGGTGGGGTTGATGGCAGCGACACTTCTAAAGTTCTAATGATGAGGCAAAGATGGCAATGAGACTGCTAACTATAGTGTATGaatagaaataaaaaacaaaaatgtatatactttttttaattttatgaaatatgaatagaaataaaaaacaaaaatgatcCGATTTGAATCGTAATTGGTACTTAATAGAAAGTATCTCTTAACAAGGCtattaacaattaatttattcttctttttataaaataacaagaggtaaaattaaaattatttatatttaatttattatcattaaaaacaaataaatgatcactaaaaataattttttttagtggtGAAGCCACAcatgtgttattattattattattattattattattattattattattattatattattattattattattattattattattattattatttagactccacatttaatattattttatttttctttcttcagcCAACGACCCCccaatttctttcatttttcaaGGTATTGCAAACAAAATTCAGGAAAAAATTGGGGTTGGAATAATTAATGTAAGTCACATTAGCAAATTTGATGTACTAGTTCGATTCAACAAAATTTTGGGAGATCAATTTGATTTATACGTGAATTTTTTTTCTACAATATCCTCTAATTCAGCAAACTAATTAAGGATTAATTCGTTATAGATTTGagctttatttaaattttgtcactGGTCAACAGATCACTGCAAGCACAAGGCGAAATTCAAATTCTTAACATTTATTTAAGCAAATGAGGGAGCTAAACACTCCATTAATCCAAGTTGATTTTTACAATTATAATTTGATAAACTATTTTGACCGTTTAGCCATAAAAAGTTATACAATGTATTGTTGCATTTACATTAATGTACttgttaatctatttttttttctaaaattcaacGTGTGCAAGTTTTACTTATGAATATATGAATAACATATTTTGAGAAAAAAGTATCCACAGAAAATTTTCACCatccttttatatatatgtatatattagtgTAATGTTTTTATTAatccgttttttttttccaaaattcaacaTGGGCAACAACAACACCCTTGTAGCAGCATCAACTTAAACTATTTGACATCACACAGAAGTGGATCATGGCGAAGGAGAAGTGACATACTCTAGTTCCTCAGGATCTCCACATTTATAATGATACTTAAACTCAAgaaatatcaatttaaatttctaaTCGGCCCTCAAAGTATCAACACTCGTCGTTACAATGACGATTTAGAACCAATTTAGCAAAGCCGTCTCATTTTTCATTATTGGAAAGAAAGATTTCTCCAAATCTTGGTTGGCACTTCTCCCTCAACTTGTCAATCACCTTCAATTTGACGGCGGCAAAGTAGACATTGTCATGGTTAGGGATGGCAAACTGGCAATGGATAGAATAGGGTTTAAACCCAACGTTAACTCTACCCACAagttaaatttgttattaaaactcaattctacCTTATTCGAGGGTATTAGAACCTATCTGCAGGTTTTCACAAATatgcaatattattatataacctaATGaacatacaaattaaaaattcaatacaaACAACACAATAATACAACAAACAATACAATTGTCCCATAAACAACATAACCATTAAATATTCAATTCTACATAAAAATCTTtgcttaaattaataatataaacaaataaaatattgtgatataatgttttatttatatatcactaaaatagaattaatttttataaaaacaaaaacttaaattaTCAATTGATGATCTTGGCTTAATGGTAAAGATCTTTTGTACTAAGAGGTTCTTGTTTTAACACCATTCTATAacatatttttataacatatacatatatagggtgcgggttggtcgggtagggttgagactcaacccgcaccctacctAACCCGCGTTCAAATCCACTCTGCATTCAACCCTACCTGCAGCGGATCGAGTTGGGTAGGGTCGGGTACCCGCGGGTATGGTGCATACTGCCACCCTTGGTCATGGTGGGTTTGGGCCAAGGATCGAAAAATTGGTAGATGGTGCAAGGAGTTTTTAAGTTGTGGTTGAAAAAGAGAGTGATGATTGCGGAAGTAGTCAACACAGGTGAGTGGGttagcactacaagaaaaaaggcttgTCGCCTCACTTTTTTTCTTGTCATGCTTTAAAAACGTAGTCAAAAGAGGTCAATGGTCACACTTTTATGAAGGTGGCAATTGATTTAGAGATTTAGCCATGCTTTTTTTTGTCAAGCTTTAAAAACGTGGCTAAAAAGGATCAActgccacgcttttatgaggatgtcggtttattaaagatttggccatgcttcaaaagcgtggccgaaAGGACTTTATTACCCCTCCTATATAAAGTTAGAATACCCTAATTTTTCTCATCCTTATTGCGCCTCCCTCCCTTACCAAAGCTCTCCCTCTCACTCTCAACATACACTCAAACACTTTCTGACTTACCGCCGATCACTGCCTCCTTCACCCACCTCACCACCGTTCTCCATGCGCCCTTGTTCACGCAAAAAATATATGTTCAGTACTTCTCCTCCAGGAACTTTCTATTATCATTGGCTCActatttttttgtctttattttttatttttttcttttaaatctaTAGGCTAAAGTAGAAAATCTTATAAATAAGGAGCACCAGTTAGACGAGCAAATAAGGTTTCAGTGTCCTCTGCTGATTCTACTAAACCCTAAACATTTGTCATACTTGTCTGCTATCTTTTTAACTAATGCTTAATCTTTATTACAATGAGATGCGAGAAAGATTAAAAGGTCTTAGTGAAGATGAAAACACTCAAAGGTAGTAAAATTCTCTCTTGTACTTGTTCTCTTTTCTAGTTTTTCCTTATTAATCAGTATCATCATCTAAATATAGCTATATGCCCAgagttgattttttattattgttgcattagttacttttttaaatttatttatatttttacactCATTATGCTAAATTTGTGAACCATTGAATTTATGTAGGTCAGAGAGCATTTAAAAATAATCACCATATGACTGATGAGGTGAGTTTGGTGATATTAACAGTTCTTTTCTTTTTGAAGTCATATAAAATTTCCCCAACTATGCTAAAGGGGTTGGTTAGGAGACAAAGGAATGTTTCTTGCAAATGTTTTACATTCTACAATAACGTTATGGGAAATTGGTTGTTTTATGCCCAATATTCAAAGTTATAAGGTTATCGTGGGACTTATTTTTAGCTAAATGCTACTGTATTTGAAATTAATATAATCTTAAATTTTTCAGGAGTTTCTGATCACGTTTTGATGAACCTTTTGCAATGTAGACATTGTCCTGCATCTCCTATCCCTAAGTTTTTGTCTTTTATCCTTACTCTGTTCAATTATAAATCAATATGGGATTCTAAATAATGGTTATTGCATGACCAGGTGGTCCTGGATGATAAAATTAACAGTGTTGTGCGAGTTCTTTctggtggcatgaagaggaaaTTGTCTCTTGGAGTTGCATTAATAGGGAACAATAAAGTAGTATGCATATAAAAAACACTTGCTCTATTTTTGTATTCATATATTGACAAAAAATTGGAATCCCCTGGTCTTACCTGGCATGTTATAATTCTTGATGAACCTCCCAGCGGAATGGATCCATACTCAATGCGTTTGACTTCATagttaatacaaaaatttaagaaGGGAAGGATAATCTTACTAACAACTCATTCAATGGATGAATTAGATGAACTAGATAATCGGATAGCTATCATGGCCAATGGTTTTCTGAAATGCCGAGGAAGGTTTAATTTACTTCTCACTTTCTCCAATTACACCGTCCATTTGAAAGCTAGTGATTGAAATGGAACATGAGGATCAATGACAAAATTTATATATGCAGATTAAgttgtgtatatatgtatatattttattatatgccTTTATCCACTTTGTACTTTCCTTTCTCAACTAGGttaatttctttttctactaTCCTCTCATGGTGCGCATACGCGTGCATGTGCACCGACACCCATGTGTGTGCACTGTTTGCCTATTTTAAATTTCATATTAGGCAACTCATTAAATTTTATGAGCAGTTACTTTCTAaatttccagtttttttgttattttcctATGATGACTTGATTTCTAGTGGCAAAATTGGTGGAAATTTAGTTTTAACTTTTGAATGCACATCTAGGTATCATGATTGTATTATGCATTTTTTTCTCCTcttatttatagttttttttatagCTTACTTTCTTGAAGCATCATTATGGAGTTGGTTATA harbors:
- the LOC112741543 gene encoding stilbene synthase 3-like, with the translated sequence MVSVSEIRNVQRAEGPATVLAIGTANPSNCVDQSTYADYYFRVTNSEHMTDLKKKFQRICERTQIKNRHMYLTEEILKENPNMCAYKAPSLDAREDMMIREVPRVGKEAATKAIKEWGQPMSKITHLIFCTTSGVALPGVDYELIVLLGLDPCVKRYMMYHQGCFAGGTVLRLAKDLAENNKDARVLIVCSENTAVTFRGPSETDMDSLVGQALFADGAAAIIIGSDPVPEVEKPIFEIVSTDQKLVPGSHGAIGGLLREVGLTFYLNKSVPDIISQNINDALSKAFDPLGISDYNSIFWIAHPGGRAILDQVEQKVNLKPEKMKATRDVLSNYGNMSSACVFFIMDLMRKKSLEEGLKTTGEGLDWGVLFGFGPGLTIETVVLRSVAI